In one Tripterygium wilfordii isolate XIE 37 chromosome 22, ASM1340144v1, whole genome shotgun sequence genomic region, the following are encoded:
- the LOC119991144 gene encoding probable amidase At4g34880 translates to MTVANPLYSLLLTPLISLLIILGTIEGVEFRIEEATIEQIEWAFGANKLTSRQLVDFYIGQIQALNPLLRSVVELNPDAQDQADKADLERSNIECRSLGKLHGIPVLLKDTIATKDKLNTTAGSYALLGSVVARDATVVERLRKAGAVILGKASLSEWYKFRSLSHVPNGWCARAGQGVNPYSSSGDPCGSSSGSAISVAANMVAVSVGSETHSSIICPADHNSVVGFKPTVGLTSRAGVIPVMPSRDTIGPICRTVSDAVYLLDVIAGFDPRDYEATKAAAKFIPVGGYKQFLNMNGLEGKRLGVVRRLFSTLLNGSTVIPTFEGHLDTLRKKGAVIVDNLEIENVDIILNPGRSGELTVMMAEFKLYLNDYLKELLTSPVRSLADVIAFNQNNPELEKLYEYGQDTFIAAEKTNGIGEKEKKALEMMEKLSQEGFQKMMMENELDALVTPGTGAIPIMAVGGYPAITVPAGYDSTGMPFGISFGALKGMEPKLIEIAYAFEQATMLRRPPFSESFKLTSS, encoded by the exons ATGACGGTTGCCAACCCTCTGTATTCTCTTCTCCTCACACCGTTGATATCACTTCTTATCATACTCGGCACAATCGAAGGCGTCGAATTCAGGATCGAAGAAGCGACAATCGAACAGATCGAATGGGCATTCGGCGCCAACAAGCTCACATCGAGACAGCTAGTCGACTTCTACATCGGCCAAATCCAAGCCCTCAATCCTCTTCTTCGCAGCGTCGTAGAACTCAATCCAGACGCGCAGGATCAGGCGGACAAGGCTGATTTGGAGAGAAGCAATATTGAATGCCGATCTTTGGGAAAGTTGCACGGGATCCCGGTGCTGCTGAAGGATACAATAGCAACTAAGGACAAGCTGAACACGACGGCAGGGTCGTACGCGCTGCTGGGCTCGGTGGTGGCTCGGGACGCGACGGTGGTGGAGCGGCTGAGGAAGGCAGGGGCCGTGATTTTGGGGAAAGCGAGTCTTAGCGAGTGGTACAAGTTTCGGTCTTTGAGTCACGTGCCAAACGGGTGGTGCGCTAGAGCTGGACAAGGAGTG AATCCCTACTCTTCATCTGGGGATCCATGCGGGTCGAGCAGTGGATCGGCTATCTCAGTGGCTGCAAACATGGTAGCAGTGTCAGTTGGATCTGAAACTCATAGTTCCATAATATGTCCTGCAGATCATAATTCTGTTGTGGGATTCAAGCCGACTGTTGGCCTCACAAGCCGAGCCGGTGTCATTCCTGTTATGCCGAGCAGAGACACCATTGG GCCCATATGCAGGACAGTGTCTGATGCAGTTTACTTGCTTGATGTAATTGCGGGTTTTGATCCAAGAGATTATGAAGCAACAAAAGCAGCAGCGAAGTTCATACCTGTGGGTGGCTACAAACAATTTCTCAACATGAATGGGCTCGAAGGAAAAAGATTGGGGGTTGTCAGGAGACTGTTTTCGACATTGTTGAATGGATCCACAGTTATTCCCACTTTTGAGGGTCATCTGGATACATTAAG GAAAAAAGGTGCAGTTATTGTGGACAATCTTGAAATAGAAAATGTTGATATCATTCTAAATCCTGGGCGGAGCGGTGAGCTAACAGTAATGATGGCTGAGTTCAAGCTGTACTTAAATGACTACTTAAAGGAGCTTCTCACTTCTCCAGTGAGATCACTTGCGGATGTTATTGCTTTCAACCAAAATAACCCTGAATTG GAGAAGCTTTACGAGTATGGTCAGGACACATTCATTGCGGCAGAAAAGACAAACGggattggagagaaagagaagaaagcatTAGAAATGATGGAGAAATTGTCACAAGAAGGATTTCAGAAAATGATGATGGAAAATGAATTGGATGCATTGGTGACACCAGGAACAGGAGCCATCCCAATCATGGCAGTTGGAGGATACCCTGCAATAACTGTTCCAGCTGGTTATGACAGCACCGGAATGCCATTTGGGATATCTTTTGGAGCATTAAAGGGCATGGAACCAAAACTAATTGAAATTGCCTATGCATTTGAACAAGCCACCATGCTAAGGAGGCCTCCATTTTCTGAATCATTCAAGTTAACTAGTTCATAA
- the LOC119991148 gene encoding eukaryotic translation initiation factor 4B3-like: MAATVSAWSKPGAWALDAEEHEAEVRQQQKSDVLGEQLADFPSLAAASTKTKKKKKPQTLSLAELAAYTSTQPTQPKGLTHEDLLNLPTGPRERSAEELDRSRLGGGFKSYGVNNRYNSNSNSNSDESRWGSSRGSDETRRQGSFGRDASRESVPSRADEIDDWSATKKSMPGNGFERSERRDRGAFFGSQSKADESDSWFANKREPRGFGSNGGGFDRRGSFDSLSRDRGDKQVSNGSGDDGWGRKKEDTNGGVARPRLVLQPRTLPVSDAAAAATMAKPKAASPFGEARPREEVLAEKGKDWKEIDEKIESLKVNNKETVRERKEGSFGRSFGSGSSLADARAEKSWRKSDSVDSDSRPHSVDKSADGNAEENETEDAENNEN, from the exons atggcGGCAACCGTGTCTGCTTGGTCCAAACCCGGCGCCTGGGCTTTAGACGCCGAAGAGCACGAGGCCGAAGTCCGACAGCAACAGAAATCCGATGTTCTCGGGGAGCAACTCGCCGATTTTCCTTCCCTGGCGGCGGCTTCCACCAaaaccaagaagaagaagaagccccAGACCCTCTCCTTAGCAGAGCTCGCTGCTTACACCTCCACTCAGCCGACCCAGCCTAAGGGGCTCACTCACGAGGATCTCCTCAACCTCCCCACCGGCCCTCGCGAGCGGTCCGCTGAAGAGCTGGACCGGTCTCGGCTTGGCGGCGGCTTTAAATCTTACGGAGTCAATAACCGTTacaattccaattccaattccaacAGTGATGAGTCTCGATGGGGCTCGTCTAGGGGTTCTGATGAGACTAGGAGACAGGGGAGTTTCGGTAGGGACGCAAGTAGAGAATCTGTGCCGTCACGGGCCGATGAGATCGACGATTGGTCTGCAACGAAGAAATCAATGCCTGGGAATGGCTTTGAGAGAAGTGAGAGGAGAGATAGAGGCGCTTTCTTTGGTTCCCAATCGAAAGCGGACGAATCAGATAGCTGGTTTGCCAATAAGCGCGAGCCAAGGGGGTTCGGTTCTAACGGCGGTGGGTTTGACAGGAGAGGGAGTTTCGATTCACTGTCGAGGGATAGAGGGGATAAGCAAGTCTCGAACGGAAGTGGCGATGATGGTTGGGGGCGGAAGAAGGAGGATACCAATGGGGGTGTAGCAAGGCCTCGGCTTGTCTTGCAGCCGAGAACTCTTCCTGTCAGTGACGCGGCTGCTGCGGCGACTATGGCCAAGCCTAAGGCTGCGAGCCCATTCGGTGAAGCGAGGCCCAGAGAAGAGGTTTTGGCAGAGAAAGGGAAGGACTGGAAGGAGATTGATGAAAAGATTGAATCTTTGAAAGTCAATAATAAAGAGacagtgagagagaggaaggagGGGTCGTTCGGGAGGAGTTTCGGGAGTGGATCCAGTTTAGCTGATGCTCGTGCTGAGAAGAGCTGGAGGAAGAGTGATTCTGTTGATTCGGATTCTCGACCTCATAG TGTGGATAAAAGTGCTGATGGAAATGCGGAGGAGAATGAGACTGAAGATgctgaaaataatgaaaattga
- the LOC119991149 gene encoding probable magnesium transporter NIPA6 isoform X1: MGMSENTTGLILAMASSAFIGASFILKKKGLKRAGANGTRAGVGGHTYLLEPLWWAGMVTMIVGEAANFVAYVYAPAVLVTPLGALSIIVSAVLAHFLLKERIQKMGIVGCVSCIVGSVVIVIHAPQEHTPNSVQEIWTLATQPAFLIYVAAAMSIVLAIILHFEARYGQTNILIYLAVCSFMGSLTVVSIKAIGIAIKLTLEGISQITYPQTWFFVTVAAICVITQLNYLNKALDTFNAAIVSPVYYVMFTTLTIIASAIMFKDWSGQNASSIASEISGFITVICGTIVLHATREQEQASTPGSPAWYLGGSSMKGVEDEYLINLRTSDYLEP, encoded by the exons ATGGGGATGTCGGAGAATACGACGGGATTGATACTGGCAATGGCGTCCAGCGCGTTTATTGGTGCGAGTTTCATTCTGAAGAAGAAAGGCCTCAAGCGAGCTGGGGCTAACGGTACACGCGCAG GGGTTGGAGGCCATACCTACCTACTAGAGCCTCTTTGGTGGGCAGGCATGGTGACTA TGATTGTGGGAGAGGCTGCAAATTTTGTAGCTTATGTTTACGCCCCTGCAGTTTTAGTGACCCCACTTGGTGCATTAAGTATAATTGTCAG TGCCGTTTTGGCACACTTCTTGCTGAAGGAACGCATACAGAAAATGGGTATTGTTGGATGTGTTTCTTGCATCGTGGGATCAGTAGTGATTGTAATCCATGCACCTCAAGAACATACTCCAAATTCTGTGCAAGAAATCTGGACCCTAGCAACTCAACCAG CCTTTCTAATATACGTAGCAGCTGCAATGTCAATTGTGTTGGCTATAATTTTACATTTTGAGGCTCGCTATGGGCAGACAAACATATTGATCTACTTGGCTGTCTGTTCGTTTATGGGTTCACTTACG GTTGTAAGCATAAAAGCAATCGGAATTGCAATAAAACTAACATTGGAGGGAATAAGCCAGATAACTTATCCTCAGACGTGGTTTTTCGTTACTGTTGCGGCAATCTGCGTCATTACACAGTTGAATTATCTGAACAAG GCACTGGATACTTTCAATGCAGCTATTGTTTCTCCCGTGTATTATGTGATGTTTACAACTCTTACCATCATTGCCAGTGCCATAATGTTTAAG GATTGGTCTGGCCAGAATGCAAGCAGCATTGCCTCTGAGATAAGCGGATTCATCACCGTGATTTGTGGAACAATCGTACTTCACGCAACAAGAGAACAGGAACAAGCTTCAACACCAG GATCTCCAGCTTGGTATCTTGGTGGAAGTTCTATGAAGGGTGTTGAAGATGAATATCTAATTAACCTACGCACTTCGGATTATTTGGAGCCGTGA
- the LOC119991149 gene encoding probable magnesium transporter NIPA6 isoform X4: MGMSENTTGLILAMASSAFIGASFILKKKGLKRAGANGTRAGVGGHTYLLEPLWWAGMVTMIVGEAANFVAYVYAPAVLVTPLGALSIIVSAVLAHFLLKERIQKMGIVGCVSCIVGSVVIVIHAPQEHTPNSVQEIWTLATQPAFLIYVAAAMSIVLAIILHFEARYGQTNILIYLAVCSFMGSLTALDTFNAAIVSPVYYVMFTTLTIIASAIMFKNASSIASEISGFITVICGTIVLHATREQEQASTPGSPAWYLGGSSMKGVEDEYLINLRTSDYLEP; the protein is encoded by the exons ATGGGGATGTCGGAGAATACGACGGGATTGATACTGGCAATGGCGTCCAGCGCGTTTATTGGTGCGAGTTTCATTCTGAAGAAGAAAGGCCTCAAGCGAGCTGGGGCTAACGGTACACGCGCAG GGGTTGGAGGCCATACCTACCTACTAGAGCCTCTTTGGTGGGCAGGCATGGTGACTA TGATTGTGGGAGAGGCTGCAAATTTTGTAGCTTATGTTTACGCCCCTGCAGTTTTAGTGACCCCACTTGGTGCATTAAGTATAATTGTCAG TGCCGTTTTGGCACACTTCTTGCTGAAGGAACGCATACAGAAAATGGGTATTGTTGGATGTGTTTCTTGCATCGTGGGATCAGTAGTGATTGTAATCCATGCACCTCAAGAACATACTCCAAATTCTGTGCAAGAAATCTGGACCCTAGCAACTCAACCAG CCTTTCTAATATACGTAGCAGCTGCAATGTCAATTGTGTTGGCTATAATTTTACATTTTGAGGCTCGCTATGGGCAGACAAACATATTGATCTACTTGGCTGTCTGTTCGTTTATGGGTTCACTTACG GCACTGGATACTTTCAATGCAGCTATTGTTTCTCCCGTGTATTATGTGATGTTTACAACTCTTACCATCATTGCCAGTGCCATAATGTTTAAG AATGCAAGCAGCATTGCCTCTGAGATAAGCGGATTCATCACCGTGATTTGTGGAACAATCGTACTTCACGCAACAAGAGAACAGGAACAAGCTTCAACACCAG GATCTCCAGCTTGGTATCTTGGTGGAAGTTCTATGAAGGGTGTTGAAGATGAATATCTAATTAACCTACGCACTTCGGATTATTTGGAGCCGTGA
- the LOC119991149 gene encoding probable magnesium transporter NIPA6 isoform X3: MGMSENTTGLILAMASSAFIGASFILKKKGLKRAGANGTRAGVGGHTYLLEPLWWAGMVTMIVGEAANFVAYVYAPAVLVTPLGALSIIVSAVLAHFLLKERIQKMGIVGCVSCIVGSVVIVIHAPQEHTPNSVQEIWTLATQPAFLIYVAAAMSIVLAIILHFEARYGQTNILIYLAVCSFMGSLTALDTFNAAIVSPVYYVMFTTLTIIASAIMFKDWSGQNASSIASEISGFITVICGTIVLHATREQEQASTPGSPAWYLGGSSMKGVEDEYLINLRTSDYLEP, translated from the exons ATGGGGATGTCGGAGAATACGACGGGATTGATACTGGCAATGGCGTCCAGCGCGTTTATTGGTGCGAGTTTCATTCTGAAGAAGAAAGGCCTCAAGCGAGCTGGGGCTAACGGTACACGCGCAG GGGTTGGAGGCCATACCTACCTACTAGAGCCTCTTTGGTGGGCAGGCATGGTGACTA TGATTGTGGGAGAGGCTGCAAATTTTGTAGCTTATGTTTACGCCCCTGCAGTTTTAGTGACCCCACTTGGTGCATTAAGTATAATTGTCAG TGCCGTTTTGGCACACTTCTTGCTGAAGGAACGCATACAGAAAATGGGTATTGTTGGATGTGTTTCTTGCATCGTGGGATCAGTAGTGATTGTAATCCATGCACCTCAAGAACATACTCCAAATTCTGTGCAAGAAATCTGGACCCTAGCAACTCAACCAG CCTTTCTAATATACGTAGCAGCTGCAATGTCAATTGTGTTGGCTATAATTTTACATTTTGAGGCTCGCTATGGGCAGACAAACATATTGATCTACTTGGCTGTCTGTTCGTTTATGGGTTCACTTACG GCACTGGATACTTTCAATGCAGCTATTGTTTCTCCCGTGTATTATGTGATGTTTACAACTCTTACCATCATTGCCAGTGCCATAATGTTTAAG GATTGGTCTGGCCAGAATGCAAGCAGCATTGCCTCTGAGATAAGCGGATTCATCACCGTGATTTGTGGAACAATCGTACTTCACGCAACAAGAGAACAGGAACAAGCTTCAACACCAG GATCTCCAGCTTGGTATCTTGGTGGAAGTTCTATGAAGGGTGTTGAAGATGAATATCTAATTAACCTACGCACTTCGGATTATTTGGAGCCGTGA
- the LOC119991149 gene encoding probable magnesium transporter NIPA6 isoform X2 yields the protein MGMSENTTGLILAMASSAFIGASFILKKKGLKRAGANGTRAGVGGHTYLLEPLWWAGMVTMIVGEAANFVAYVYAPAVLVTPLGALSIIVSAVLAHFLLKERIQKMGIVGCVSCIVGSVVIVIHAPQEHTPNSVQEIWTLATQPAFLIYVAAAMSIVLAIILHFEARYGQTNILIYLAVCSFMGSLTVVSIKAIGIAIKLTLEGISQITYPQTWFFVTVAAICVITQLNYLNKALDTFNAAIVSPVYYVMFTTLTIIASAIMFKNASSIASEISGFITVICGTIVLHATREQEQASTPGSPAWYLGGSSMKGVEDEYLINLRTSDYLEP from the exons ATGGGGATGTCGGAGAATACGACGGGATTGATACTGGCAATGGCGTCCAGCGCGTTTATTGGTGCGAGTTTCATTCTGAAGAAGAAAGGCCTCAAGCGAGCTGGGGCTAACGGTACACGCGCAG GGGTTGGAGGCCATACCTACCTACTAGAGCCTCTTTGGTGGGCAGGCATGGTGACTA TGATTGTGGGAGAGGCTGCAAATTTTGTAGCTTATGTTTACGCCCCTGCAGTTTTAGTGACCCCACTTGGTGCATTAAGTATAATTGTCAG TGCCGTTTTGGCACACTTCTTGCTGAAGGAACGCATACAGAAAATGGGTATTGTTGGATGTGTTTCTTGCATCGTGGGATCAGTAGTGATTGTAATCCATGCACCTCAAGAACATACTCCAAATTCTGTGCAAGAAATCTGGACCCTAGCAACTCAACCAG CCTTTCTAATATACGTAGCAGCTGCAATGTCAATTGTGTTGGCTATAATTTTACATTTTGAGGCTCGCTATGGGCAGACAAACATATTGATCTACTTGGCTGTCTGTTCGTTTATGGGTTCACTTACG GTTGTAAGCATAAAAGCAATCGGAATTGCAATAAAACTAACATTGGAGGGAATAAGCCAGATAACTTATCCTCAGACGTGGTTTTTCGTTACTGTTGCGGCAATCTGCGTCATTACACAGTTGAATTATCTGAACAAG GCACTGGATACTTTCAATGCAGCTATTGTTTCTCCCGTGTATTATGTGATGTTTACAACTCTTACCATCATTGCCAGTGCCATAATGTTTAAG AATGCAAGCAGCATTGCCTCTGAGATAAGCGGATTCATCACCGTGATTTGTGGAACAATCGTACTTCACGCAACAAGAGAACAGGAACAAGCTTCAACACCAG GATCTCCAGCTTGGTATCTTGGTGGAAGTTCTATGAAGGGTGTTGAAGATGAATATCTAATTAACCTACGCACTTCGGATTATTTGGAGCCGTGA